TGTTGTGTATCTCATTACTGAAAAGGTAGCTTTTAATTTCCTTTCCAGCACTAATGCCAGTTAGATTTTAGTCTAATACTTCACGAGTAAGATCACATATTTACAGTCACATTAATGTGTCTTAATGTTTTCACTCAGGTTGCTGAGGTGCTGGGTGTCGCTCCAATGAGAGTTTACGAAGTAGTGACATTCTATACAATGTTTCTGCGTCAGCCTGTGGGAAAATACTTCATTCAGATCTGCACAACAACACCCTGCATGCTGTGCAACTCGGACAGCATCCTGGAGGCCATCCAGAACAAGCTGGGTGAGTgaatcattttttcttttaacaccGAGCATCCAATAaagacatgaaaacacacataaCGGcaaatttttttcttcttctttttttttttattgtgtatgtTGTAGACAAACATGTAAATATACAACTGCGAGTGGTATTTAAACACCAGCAAACAagaagacagacagaaaatagaaaataagaCAGAAAACTAACAAATCTGAGGTTGGGTTACATTTGGAAGGCATTCATTTTCTCTTTCATTCAGTCAAATTTGACCTTTTGTTATAACTCGCATATAGTGTTGCAGCTGTTAAGCATCAGGTTTGTCCACAGGTATCAAGGTTGGAGGAACCACTCCAGACAAGATGTTCACTCTAATTGAAGTGGAATGCCTGGGCGCCTGTGTGAATGCTCCAATGGTCCAGATCAATGACAACTATTATGTGAGTGCCTGACTTCTGTTCAGATGGCCTCTTCACCGAACATTATAACGACATTAACTAAATTAGATTAAAGCCTGAAATAAGTTTCCAAAGAACGTCAGCAGAGAATTCATCTCTCGGTCCCGTTCAACCGAGGCCGGCGCAGGTGTAGTTCAGGCTACACAACGGGACGGCTTCGGACCCCGTcagaacaataacaacaacaacaaagctgGAAAAGCATCGTTATGGCATTTAACTCATTTTGGAAATGGATTCATTTCACCAGCCAGAtatgataagaaaaaaaattgctcCTTTTGGATTAGATTTTTAAACATAATGTGAAACTAATTTTGCATTTGGTTACCACGGGCAACAGTTATTGCAAGCCAAGCTAAAGTAAATGACCCAATTCAAGTAAATGCAACTGTTCTTTAATACCCCAAACTGCTGAGATGTGATCATTAGAGTAAGAAAAAGCCCTGTTTGTTTAGCGTTTTATGTGAAATAATTAGCAGCCTGAAATCCACACGGTCCTCAGCCAGATTAATCAAGCCTGTCGTTATATGCACAATTCACTAAGACGCAGGTTGCGTTTGAGACAAAACGGGCACTTAATCTCTTCTAAACCTGAAGGCAACTATCCAGATTTTCAGAATATTAAATGTTAGATTCTCTCTTTATATACACACTTTACACTTTAAGATATAAAACAATCAATAACATAaccctttttaaaagaaaaatattgttGGATAAGAGCATTAGGGATGCAAAAAGCTACAAAATGCTAATCTGGCTGCGGGAAAAGTTTCAGGTCCATCAGACATACGAGCTAAGCTTTGGGTGAATTAACATAATTAAATTTCCATTACGTGATGCAATCTTGACCTCTTCAGCTTTGGGTAGAACCGAAGTTGGGTAGAAGTCTGTTAAAAAGGAGCCAAACTGACTGTTTTCTTTGGTTTTTGTATGAATGTACAGtaaaatatataaacaaattGTGTTTTTAAGTGTTCACCGTATTGTAGCTTTATTTTCAAAGGGCACTACATAAAACTGACTAAGGTTTAGGATTGCTGATGtgaatttatatttatataatctATAATAACAGGGTGGCCgcgggtccttaaaaagtcgtaaatcaattttcctgaaaataagaccttaaaaagtattaaattgtcttaaattcagattgcatgggtcttaaatatttgtgtatttttctttttgctctaaaggaacagtatttcttttttaaatatatatttacttgattttataagcatttgttcaagggacttaaatgttctgaaaatattgtaataaatttaatttaggacagtgatgacatttgtgatcttttcgcatGACACGCAATTAGtcgatgttcttaaactcaaccgTCATTTGACCATACTGCCAGtgtgtttactttgaaatacttggtatttccatcgtacgtttggtcttaaatttcatttagaagtggtattaaaaggtcttaaaagtcttaaatttaacttgtttatacctATAAGCAAGAGTTTATAGATGTGACAGTAAAATAATCACCTGCATTTAGTTTGATATTGAAGGATAAATATTGTAACGCTTTGAATGTCACACACATTATTTATGGATTTGATAAAAGGTTCATATTTGATCACTTTGGCAGTGTTGTGAGATAAATGTCTTTATaaattctgtttaaaatatGGCCTCCACTCATGGAATAGCAGTGCACCTTGCTGCTTTCTTCTCAtacatgtgtttttttccccttcttttcTTCAGGAGGACCTCTCACCCAAGGATATTGAGGACATTATTGATGAACTAAAGGCAGGCAGAGTCCCACTCCCAGGACCCAGGTACTTTCTGTAGAGCTGCTGTTAGAATTTCCAGTCATACCACGTGTGCACCGATTACAAGtgaggatgtgttttttttttcccccccgtaGGAATGGACGTTTTTCCTGTGAGCCTGCAGGCGGATTGACTTCCCTGATAGAGCCTCCTAAAGGACCAGGATTTGGTGTAAGATCAGACCTGTAGACGTCACCCGGCCACTtaactggctgctttgaaaggaAGTTATCCATGAAGCTGTTAAAACCGAAACatattgtaaataaaatgttcCTGTACCTGTTGTCAAGGTGTAACTGCGTCACTTATATGGACTCCAGAAAGGATAAGGTATTGATCTGATAtacccgtgtgtgtgtgtgtgtgtgtgtgtctgtgtgtgtcaggcAGGCACACTTAACACAGAAGAGTAACTAACTATTCTATCACAACATTGCCTGAGCTTACAGTTGTACAGTTGTCTTAAATTATTCTCTGAACCCAACTGTTGTAGCCATTATAAATTAATGACAAATGACTACACCACCAATAAATTCACATGTTGTGTAAGGTGGaatttgcttttgtttgttaaaTATAACATAGCTTTATTACATTATGCTGCAgtatggtggtggtggtggataGGTACCATGCTGGCTGCAGCCTTGTTAGGCAACTTAATGAAgggtttttactttttctttgaaTAATTTCTGTTGTAAAAGTACATGCCCGAAAAAGAATGATTCAATATTTCTGATGACAAATAATCACAGTTAATAATCATTAAGTTAATTTCCTAAAATcctaaattatttttctttttcttgactAAATATGGGACATGAAACTAATCCatgtttaaatttaaaatatCTTATGGTCAAGCATAAATGTTTTATAACCAGGGTGCTTATTTAAAGAGCATGCCTGTAATACTGTTTGTCATTTTAAACTTTCATCTGTTAAAATCACTAtaatataatgtttttttttttttaaattgacctACACTTATTCATCCTGTTTCTGAGCAGATTTATTCTGCACTCTGCAACcgattttattttgaattatTAAAGAAAGTGTCGCGTAAATGTCCACAGCAATCGAGAATTGCTGTTGGAacaacagagacacataaaCCTGACGCCTGCACTGCTATTTATCTCCAAATGGAAAATAATCTGCTGAGTGAGTTGGCCAACTGATTAATTGATCTATTTTTAGATATAATCAGATAAGtttaaaaatattacacataaTGTACCagataaaataaagtaattttaGTGGGTGTGAAAAATCTGGTGTTTGTAATTGACATTATTATAACTGAAAAGATAAACTGAAGAACTTATTTGAGATGCCATCTAAAATTGTTATACTCAAAACTAGATTGTGTATATAATAACAGGGTACCACTAAGTATTTCATTAAATACTTTTAAGCTACTCCATTCAATAGATTTTGTAAACCATATTTCTAAAGCAGCactgaataaattaaaataaaccgTTCCCTTCCAGCAACTGCATGTCATTTAATTTCAATCCCGCAAAGGTGGCGTTTTCGTGTCTAGCCAGTGCCCCTCCCCCACTTTCCTCTCGCCACTTTCTTCAAGCCAAGCTCTGCAACATTATGCACCGACGACGCATGCGCGTACTGTCCACCATGATGCAAATGTCACTGCGCAACCAATTCAAAGCTGACTCATATGCAAAATTGGCGGGCAATAAGTGCGAATTAGCGCCATCAACGTTTTAATGACACTACACAGCCCATGTTCACAATAAAAGAACGGAACCGCCATTGCTCCGTTGATCTCAGCTGTGTTCTTCGAGAAAGTTCGCACTGACCGCAACAGAGCAGCGGAAAAGATGACGTCAAGTGGCCATTCCTGTTCTCCCTCTCCATTCCTTTCAGCCCGAATTCGCACGCTAAAAGCCACCTGCAGATCTTAAACATGCCACTATCTCGCTAAATGTGATAGCAAGTAGAATACTGTAAGCATTAAAAGGGCGGATTTACTCACAGCTTCGAAATAATATCAGTTAAATCGTTTGACACGTACCCATCTACAGTCTATCCAGCAGACGGAGTCCTTATAAGCTCGGTGGGGCTCAAGCGGTCACATGACTCTCTTCGGCCAATCAGAGCGGTGTTTGCATGTTTTGCTAGGCTTTTCTCGGAGAGGACGACAGACGAACTGCTGGGATGTTTTCAAAACCAGCGATGAACGTCACACAGCCGTAGGCAACGGTTAACGTCCAATATTTAGGAAATAACTGTTAATAGTGAGCAATATTTAGATACAGCGGAACGCGAATGAGTTGGCTGGACCTGTAACACAGTTTAAAGGTAAGCACAAAACAAGGCTTGTTAAAATAGCTTCGGATCATGATGGGTAAAAATCCTAGTTAGCCGTCTGGCTAAATTCTACGGCTACCAGGCTAACGTTGGGCTAACTGGACGTAAACTGCGTGCGAAAATGAATGTTAGGTGTTTGCGTGAGCTTGGTATAGTTGTGTGCCACGTGCGTTGCGCACATTGAATAGTTCATCTCTATAACTGAAATTTCAGCTGTATCCACTTTTGTTAAGTCGTTGCATTTGAAGCGAGGGTACAGAGTGCTAATAGGAAAATGTCGGAGCGAGGCACAGCGAGCCGGGTTAGCCCCAGTGAGGCTGTGACGGGCTGGATGCGAGCTTACTAGCTAGCTGTAAACGTTGGGGAGGGGGGGGACGTTGTGAGGGCAGTGAAGGGGCTGCAGTGGGCTTTTGTCTCAGGCTTTTCTGTGCTCTTGTGTTGATTATTGCCATGAAAAAATTGTACATGAACTCATTTCCCTCCCCCTTACCGCTGTACGCGCGACTATTTGGTTTAATGCCCCTTAAACCAAATAGTCGCGCGTACAGTGGTTTTTTTCGTGACTAAATTATACTACCCTTGATAAATTTATTTACATTCAGCAGCCAAGTTGGAACATTTGAGCGCTCAGTGACATTGCTTTCTGTGCATTGTAAGAAGGCACGAGCGACACACACGTTACCATGAAGTGGGTGGTGTTGTCTGCAACGATCTAACTGCCGTTTATTTACAATCAGCATTCAGCACCGTGTCGGGGATAATTGCGATCAACTCTGGTGTAACACATAATAATtatgaatgttattttaaatgcATGCAGGGAACTAGCATGGCTCGAATGACTAGGAGCTTGCGCCTCCCAGCCATTGACTGTGACATTTTGGGGGTGTGTTGCCTGATACAAAAGCTGCCTGTTTTTCAGATGGCTGGCTGTGCAACGACCGATCTGAATCCAATCGGACGACAAAACCTGAAATTTTAAATGGGTTGAGTTAAAGATCTGCGCTGAACGACACCGATTACACACACTTTGATTAAGCTTTTTAATGCCAATTTCTTGGCTCATTCGTGCTTATTTGTCTTCCACCGATATCAGTTAATTAGTTGTAATACAATTGAATAAGCATTATATCATTGTAAGGGCACAGAACAAATCACAGAAATTAgccataaaaatatatatttccatCAAAAATGAGATATTTAATGTCTTTCAAGTGCTCTGTAAGGTAGAAGAAGAACAAGGATGGCTGCCAGTGTCACTCGATAAAGAAAGGCTTTTTTGGAGAGGGGGggttgtttaaaaagaaatcacaATAATTTGTGTTAATTTTGATACTGTATAATAGTCTGAATTTCTGCGACAGAACACTTCTCAATTACAAAATATTTGCATTCAGGAAGAATAACCTCTGCAATATGTAGGAAAACATACCACTAGGGCTAAATGTTTAGATAATTTAGTTAATGATCTAAAATAATGTTATTATTTGGCCTGTGTTTCTACAGCTTTACTTCGCCTCCTTTTCAAAAATGCTCTTAAGCCGGCGTCACTAAACGAAATACCAAGGAAGGCAGAGTTTTACGACTTTGCATTCCACTAAAAACCAAACTACATTTAGTCATTTCACTCGTTGTCACACCTTAAATCTGAGAAAGAGAACGAATTGATAAAGAAAAATGCATGTGATGGTCTTCTTGGTATTGAAAGACAACCAGGCTGCTGTGACGCATCTTGTTTTGACATTACTAATCCCACAGCACAGTACTTATTACCCATCATTTCTAGTCGTTGATGTTGTGATTATAAAAGATGATGCAAATGGCTctagaaataaagatttttcaTACATTCATGATAACAAAATTGAATAGATTTGTAAGTATTTTTATAAGTATTGTAAGTACAAAGcttcaatttgttttttttatcatcaatACATCAACAACAATTCATAATATTTGTCACACAGTTTAATTTGAAGTAAATGTTAGTTAATCAatttttcataaaataaatatgcttatCAGTCCCATGGCTGTACACAGACTGACTGATCTTTTTATATGAATGGAAGTTAATATTCTCATCAGGAAACTGATGCTTCTTTTGTATGCATGATTTCTGCTGCCAGGGTAGTTAATTGAACGTGGTGGGATTATCTGCCTTTTTGTTGGTCTACCAGTTCATCCCCTTTGTTAAACATATTTTTAGGTCCTTCACTGCAAGTAAGAACTAATATCTCAACATTCTGCTGGTAAGCTGCCCATTTAACTGGAAATGAATTAGATATCCTACAGCGTTAAAGGTTTATTGCCATACTGTCTCTAACAAAGCGTTAAAACTCTGGCGTTAGTACTTTATTTGTTGCAATTTTGGAGACATTGTGTataatagtgttttttttttttggtttttttttaatagtaatTTGAGAATGTTTTTCTCTCCGGCAGTTCAGCCGTCTGCCAGTTTACATCATTTGACACTGAGCAAAGAAACCAAATGGACATCAGCTTCTCTTAACAGAAAGGGTACacacatgtttttattttccaaatggaCAGATTTGATTCAGCTATATGACTGAGGTGAAATTACAATCATCCAATCAAGTGACCTTGACAAAGCGGTTAAGTTGGGGCTCCAGACTGCAACTGTTAAGTCACATTAGACCATTAAGGGAGATGGTgcgttttatttttctaataaGGAGAACTTGTGTGAGTCATTGATATTTTACGCAGTGATAATTTAGTTTAAGTCCTCCTGATCGTGCATCATCTGAAACAAAAGAGGGGTTGCAAAATGTCACGCAGGTGCAAACTTGTTGTTCTTAAGAGAATGAGAAAAAAGCCATCCATCTTTGCATATTCCCCCAATCGCTGTCCAGTCAGATGGGGCCAGTTTCAAGGTAAACATTCTGTGTAGGTTTTCATCAAAGATATCTGTGTACTTCGGCCTGTTCAGCTTTCCCTCAACCATGATTGGTCTCCGTGTCCCTGCCACTGAGAAACACTGCCTCGGTACAATGACGCCGCCATCATTGTTCACTGTTATGTTATTTGATAGGCGATAAACTCTTTCCTTTTGTACACAATGACAATCAGCTTCTTGGTCACCTTTGGTATCATTTCTCTTCTCACCTGAATGTTCAGTTTGGCTTGGTAGTCCCTTCAAGTCCTTTACTGCATATATGAAATATGGCCTCTTTCATTTTTGGGGCCTTTAGgttgtttttgtctgttcttAGGGAACGTCTATCACTTTGTGGCTGGACTTCGGTGTGTGCCTTTACAAATCAAATCCAGTCAATTTGATTTTTAACATATGGACACAAAGTGAAGGTGTGAAAACATCTCAGGGCTTCTAAACGCTGAACAAGCAGTTTCAACCAACACATGTCAATTATTGTTTTCCACATATATGGTCTCATTAAGCATTTAAGCTTTATGCATAAAAATATCTTAGTTCAGTTCAGTCTGTGTAAGTAATTATTGATCTCTCTCTCTGACCAACCAACGGCAATTTAACACTGACAAATTGACTGGGAAAAAAGCCTTAAATAGGGCCGACAGAACGTTGTGTTGCATACCTAGAGGACCAGAGATGGACGGTCGCTGATTCTTGGTTTGGTGTATAAGCGCCCTTAGAGATGATCAAGGGAAATGAAGGACACTCGGGCCTAATTCGAAGTCTCACAGCAAAGATTCTtgggcaatttttttttttaatctcgtcTTAATAATTTTCCAAAAGTGGCgaaaaaagtttttattttccattgtAGGCTATTGAGTATTAATTGATGAGGGAAAGTGTGAGATGATGAACTTCCTGCTTATGTAGGGGGACCGTGCTTTGATGATTTGTCTTAAAGGTCTGAGAACAAGTGCTGAAGTATAGAAGAGGCGGCTGATGTGACACCAGTCTGTTCAGTGAGTTACTGCAGAGGAGAACAGCAGCTGACTCGGTAAATACTGAAATACCATTATCTTTAAAATGTAGACATTCACTGAGCTACTAGAAAAAGTAGAAaagacatgcatacatacaaaggTACACCGGACTTCTACAATGCTTCAAGATCATTATAATCATGTATCATGATCATTTTTGGTTTCAGTGAAACcacttgctttgttttgttgttaacACATCTCACATCAGTATGTCAGGAAGGATGCACTGTCCGGTTTCCTTTTTTTGAAGTCTCAGTGCTGTTGGTGCTGTAGATGAATAAATAACACTTTGTTTCTTCACTTGGAACGTTGTGGTTACAGCGCTGGTCATTGTGTTCAACTCGTAGCTCTTAGAGACACttactgataataataattgtgttgGATTGGACGACATTAGTTGGGTTTATCTTGCTGTTTTTATCCGTATTTAGAGACGTGAATGAGGAAAAGTGATTGAAAATTGGATAAAAATGTCAACTGGTGTcctaaaagacatttaaaatggTTGCCTCTGGTTATTTTTACCAGTTCGAAATAATTCTCGAAATGGAAGTAAGCTTTGGAATTGTGTCTGATGAGGCAAAGATTAAAATGGTGTTTGGATCTGAGCTGCCAAACAATAAACTCACTGATCAGCGTCTACACAGATACGATATTAAATCCCCAACTTTTCCACACATAAAAGAGGCTGCTGAAAAAGACCCTTCTACgttttcctcttgtggatgtccactgcaacatttgttgtattttctcCCCTCATGTTTGCATTAGTGAGGAGAACCATTTCTATTCTGATGGAGGCAGGGTGGCCTATGCCGTCACTTTCTGACAACTCACCACAGCCTATCTGACTCGCTTTGTAATTTAGGCTACATGTCTTTTCTGTTTGACGTATTTGTCATTGATATCGATTTTTAAAGCGAAATGGTATCCAGTACAACAAGTGTAGGAAAGAAGCACAATTTATTCAGCAATCTAATGTTAAAGTTCAATAAAAATTGAAGTCATTTAACCCTACCTTCATCAGTTTGATAGGGAACAAAACAAATATTGTTGCTTTTTGGTACCTGCGTGACCTGCTACATATATCCAAAACGCATCCTATCTCACGTTGAACTACTGTTGAGCATAAAACGGTAAAACAACTTGCGAGTCAGGGTTCCTCTCCGTGGGGAAATGATCGCTGACGCCCGGTCCCCTCGTTACACTGTAAACATTTAAGGACATTTACCACATTTGAAGTTTTGAGATCTATATTCTCTCCTTAGAAAATCTTAGGACAGCAAGATGTAACACAAGGAAGCTCGTTGTTTTTGGCAGAAATAGATGTGACCAGTGGTGTCTTTAGAGGTAACCACTGACTCTGGGGGAGGATTTTTCATGGAACACTTTTATTTCACATTTGGTCTGAATGCCCACATAGAGACAAGGGAGCAAGACGGCTTAGAATATGCCGCCTTCTTCTAGTCTAGTTTGGCTTGGTccaaaactcccaaactcttgTCCAGTTAACTGtaaaacccccccaccaccaccacaaacacacactttacCATCAGACTTCAAAGGGTAGAACTGAATTCAGAAAAACACCTCCTCCGAGTTGGTGAAGGAGTCTAAAGCAGTGATGTTGCATCAGTTTTTCACTGTTTTCCAGTGTGCTCTATGATAAATGCTTGATTTCCAACATGCTTGCATTTATATTGCCTTGATGGccaattcattttaaaaatggtGTCCTTGTACTGAAGAACTAATGCATAAACATTACTCTGGAAGTAAGTACTTTTTTTGGGCAAATTTTTGGTAGACCTTCAGTCTGATGACCATTAATTTCAGAAGCCAGCTGGAAAAGCTTATATTTAAAGTGCAACCGCTTTCTATAACAGCGAGGACCCGTTGTCCTGAGTTGAGCAGAGTATTTTGACGAAACTGGTGATAGATATGTTAATTTCCTCTCATTGTTACTTGCAGGGTTTCCTTGACTGCCTCGTTTTGATcttgatatttttctttcattatcaCCCATCACGTCTTTCCCCCCCACAATTAGATTCATTGTAACCTTTAACCACACTGATTGTGCAGTTTGCTGTCGTTTTTGACAGTTTTCTCATTTCCTGGTGCGTAGGGGCTTGTGAAAAATCATCAGACACGGTGACTCAATAACTACCTATCATGTCCTACAAACATTTACAATATTGATTAATGGTGTTTTATAACAAAAACCCACACATTTTCTTATAACTTATAGCCACATATAACTTTTTGTgctttcatgttttattttgactcAACTAATTTACTATAAAGCCCCTCAAATTtacatattttcctttttctgttaTCAGACAGCCCAACAGGTCCAAGTTGGTTGAGTCACATGGTTGAAATCTGCTTCCAGATGTCACCACATCCCACACACTTTAAGCACAGTTGAGTGTATTTGTGCACCAAATTAAAGGTTTGATCGGTACGGCTGTTTTGGTGTCAAgttcaggtttttcttttta
The sequence above is drawn from the Odontesthes bonariensis isolate fOdoBon6 chromosome 14, fOdoBon6.hap1, whole genome shotgun sequence genome and encodes:
- the ndufv2 gene encoding NADH dehydrogenase [ubiquinone] flavoprotein 2, mitochondrial — protein: MFLSAAVRSAVSQAARQVRSLHQSAARAGAGGIFVHRDTPENNADTPFEFTEQNKQRIEAIISMYPEGHRQAATIPVLDLAQRQHGWLPISAMNKVAEVLGVAPMRVYEVVTFYTMFLRQPVGKYFIQICTTTPCMLCNSDSILEAIQNKLGIKVGGTTPDKMFTLIEVECLGACVNAPMVQINDNYYEDLSPKDIEDIIDELKAGRVPLPGPRNGRFSCEPAGGLTSLIEPPKGPGFGVRSDL